A window of Hevea brasiliensis isolate MT/VB/25A 57/8 chromosome 14, ASM3005281v1, whole genome shotgun sequence contains these coding sequences:
- the LOC131172763 gene encoding vegetative cell wall protein gp1-like — translation MGTPSSLPTNPNPSPSPPLPQSPPPQMPPLPQSPPPQSPPPPPSQIPPLIPPTPLSPQSEPPNETPIPDSHSPEPALEPVPTQTKTQGKTKKAASKPKKTHSRKRKQYPLFLST, via the coding sequence ATGGGTACTCCATCTTCATTGcccacaaaccctaaccccagccccAGTCCGCCACTCCCTCAGTCACCGCCACCACAAATGCCGCCATTACCACAATCACCACCACCTCAATCACCGCCACCACCCCCAAGCCAAATACCACCTCTCATTCCGCCGACTCCCCTCTCGCCGCAATCCGAGCCGCCAAATGAAACACCAATTCCCGACTCCCATTCCCCAGAACCAGCGCTTGAACCTGTGCCTACTCAAACGAAAACCCAAGGCAAAACAAAAAAGGCTGCAAGTAAACCTAAGAAAACCCACAGCCGGAAGCGGAAGCAGTACCCTCTGTTCCTTTCGACCTGA